In Litorimonas taeanensis, one DNA window encodes the following:
- a CDS encoding LacI family DNA-binding transcriptional regulator, producing the protein MRLSSNQDKVTIKEVAERAGVSQMTVSRVVNGQGLVKEATRKKVETAISELNYRPNLMARRLAGGNSFFIGIVYHNPSPSYLAKVLEGALKACRNLGHHLVIDDMGAVNPDNGNHKKVAESLRRAGLDGVIITPPLSDNRDLVDALTDLGVACVRVAPGNVFTDTLRVAMDDTAAVHQMIEYLIDLGHERIGFIKGPDDHPSSLHRYKGFKSALESRKISYKAELTVDGKFTYRSGMEGAFKLFGLENRPTAIFASNDDMAAGVVAAANMRGLTVPADLSVAGFDDTEIATSIWPELTTIKQPISEMSERAVNLLSAKLSGDSSVDEKNTTLLAFDLIKRGSVQPLKT; encoded by the coding sequence ATGCGTCTAAGTTCAAACCAAGATAAGGTGACGATTAAAGAAGTTGCTGAACGCGCTGGCGTCTCCCAAATGACCGTATCACGCGTTGTAAACGGACAAGGGCTCGTCAAAGAAGCGACGCGTAAAAAAGTAGAAACCGCGATTAGTGAATTAAACTACCGCCCGAACCTTATGGCCCGCCGATTAGCTGGCGGTAATTCGTTTTTCATTGGAATTGTCTATCACAATCCTAGCCCAAGCTATCTCGCAAAGGTATTAGAGGGTGCCCTGAAAGCTTGTCGCAATCTTGGCCATCACCTGGTCATCGATGATATGGGCGCTGTAAACCCTGATAATGGCAATCATAAAAAAGTAGCAGAATCTCTCCGGCGCGCAGGACTAGACGGCGTTATTATTACGCCGCCCCTCAGCGACAACCGAGACTTGGTTGACGCTCTGACAGACCTTGGGGTTGCTTGCGTCCGCGTAGCGCCAGGCAATGTCTTTACCGACACCCTTCGAGTGGCGATGGACGACACGGCCGCTGTTCATCAAATGATTGAATATCTTATTGATCTTGGCCATGAACGCATAGGGTTTATAAAAGGCCCAGATGACCACCCTTCAAGCCTGCATCGTTATAAAGGGTTTAAATCTGCTCTTGAGAGCCGAAAAATTTCTTACAAAGCAGAACTCACCGTAGACGGCAAATTTACTTATCGCTCAGGTATGGAAGGCGCATTTAAACTCTTCGGTCTTGAAAACAGACCGACCGCTATTTTTGCAAGCAATGACGATATGGCGGCAGGCGTTGTGGCTGCCGCGAATATGCGCGGCTTAACAGTACCTGCAGATTTATCCGTCGCAGGTTTTGATGATACAGAAATTGCGACTTCGATTTGGCCAGAATTAACAACGATTAAACAGCCTATTTCCGAAATGTCGGAACGCGCTGTAAATCTCCTCTCAGCAAAACTGTCTGGCGATTCCTCAGTTGACGAGAAAAACACCACCCTACTGGCTTTTGACCTTATCAAACGCGGTTCGGTTCAACCCCTAAAAACTTAA
- a CDS encoding tryptophan halogenase family protein, whose protein sequence is MKAPSSALNHIIIAGGGTAGWMTAAALSRLIENKQTRITLIESDAIGTVGVGEATIPPIVGFNQLLGIPEEDFIKFTNATFKLGIEFKNWYNGKDSYIHPFGSYGQDIEAIKFYQIWLKLNALGKVPNIDEFCLSAVAAYSGKFAPPSPNPNSVMSSLAYAYHFDATQYALLLRSLAESRGVKRVEGKIVDTALNSENGHITSLKLQSGDTIEGDFYIDCTGFKSLLINGALGIEFEDWSHWLPCDRAVTIAGARDSAPAPYTRATALTAGWQWRIPLQHRTGNGHVYSSQYITDDDAEKALIENLEGNPIGSARKIHFRTGRRKKFFHKNCVAIGLSAGFMEPLESTSIHLIQAGISKLIALLPDPSFNTAEAETYNNLTHMQFEQTRDFLILHYKATQRTDSDFWTYVKNMDIPDSLQMKLELFKSKGRIFRFQDELFGEDNWAAVLLGQKVMPRSWDPLVDTLDTQQLSNHLAGMHQLIRRTAEQMPDHQSYIDQLVRKTTR, encoded by the coding sequence ATGAAAGCCCCCTCCTCTGCATTAAATCATATCATTATCGCTGGCGGCGGAACAGCAGGTTGGATGACAGCCGCCGCCTTAAGCCGCTTAATTGAAAATAAGCAAACGCGTATAACCCTGATTGAATCCGACGCTATTGGCACGGTCGGTGTCGGCGAAGCGACTATCCCGCCGATTGTCGGCTTTAATCAACTACTAGGCATTCCAGAGGAAGACTTCATAAAATTCACGAATGCTACATTTAAACTCGGGATTGAGTTTAAAAATTGGTATAATGGGAAGGATAGCTACATTCATCCTTTTGGGAGTTACGGCCAAGATATAGAGGCCATAAAATTTTACCAAATCTGGCTCAAACTGAATGCGCTCGGCAAAGTTCCTAATATAGATGAATTCTGCCTCTCAGCCGTTGCCGCCTATTCTGGGAAATTTGCTCCGCCTTCGCCAAACCCAAATAGTGTGATGTCTAGCTTGGCATATGCCTATCATTTTGACGCCACCCAATATGCGTTATTGTTACGAAGCCTTGCTGAAAGTCGAGGCGTGAAGCGCGTTGAAGGAAAAATAGTCGACACGGCTCTAAATAGTGAAAATGGCCATATAACCTCTTTAAAACTTCAAAGCGGAGACACTATAGAAGGTGATTTCTATATTGATTGCACAGGTTTTAAGTCACTACTGATAAACGGCGCTCTTGGAATAGAATTTGAAGATTGGTCACATTGGCTACCATGTGATCGAGCCGTCACGATTGCGGGTGCTCGCGATTCAGCCCCTGCCCCCTATACTCGCGCCACAGCCTTAACTGCCGGTTGGCAATGGCGTATTCCATTGCAACATAGAACGGGCAATGGCCATGTATATTCTAGCCAATATATAACAGATGACGACGCCGAAAAAGCCCTTATCGAAAACCTCGAAGGTAATCCCATAGGCTCGGCTCGAAAAATACATTTTCGAACCGGACGCCGCAAAAAGTTCTTCCACAAGAATTGCGTCGCAATCGGATTATCCGCTGGGTTTATGGAACCGCTTGAGTCAACCTCCATTCACCTAATTCAAGCCGGCATTTCAAAACTCATAGCCTTACTACCGGACCCCTCTTTCAATACAGCTGAGGCGGAAACCTATAACAATCTTACCCATATGCAGTTTGAACAAACGCGGGATTTCTTGATATTACATTACAAGGCCACTCAGAGAACAGACTCTGATTTTTGGACCTATGTTAAAAACATGGATATTCCAGATAGCCTTCAAATGAAGTTAGAACTGTTCAAGTCCAAAGGACGGATATTCCGATTTCAGGATGAGCTATTTGGTGAAGATAATTGGGCCGCTGTACTTTTAGGGCAGAAAGTAATGCCCAGAAGCTGGGACCCTTTAGTGGATACACTCGACACGCAACAGCTTTCAAATCATCTTGCAGGAATGCACCAGTTAATTCGGAGAACAGCTGAGCAAATGCCAGACCACCAATCATATATCGACCAATTGGTTCGAAAAACCACAAGATAG
- the xylA gene encoding xylose isomerase, with amino-acid sequence MSHPYFEHIPNIKYEGPDSTNPMAFRHYNKDKVIMGKTMEDHLRIAVCYWHTFCWDGFDVFGGGTFNRPWHGPVNDQKAAEEKLEAAFSFFQKLGNPFYCFHDVDMMANAETPAEYVKNLRLIADKAEAKMAETGVKLLWGTANMFSHPRYMAGASTNPNPDVVAFAALQVKECMEVTHRLGGSNYVLWGGREGYDTILNTNVKQEMSQLGRFLNMAVEHKHKIGFKGDILIEPKPHEPTKHQYDRDVGTVYGFLKAHGLENEVRVNIEPNHATLAGNSFEHEVEMANAFDIFGSIDFNRGDPQNGWDTDQFPNDIRETTMALYYILQGGGFKNGGSNFDAKVRRQSNDADDLFHAHIGGMDLLARCLENAADLIESKALSSFVDTRYDGWNDGIGQDMLSGKVDLETMAAYALDKNTSPVPISGRQEMLENIVTNHTK; translated from the coding sequence GTGAGCCACCCTTATTTCGAGCACATCCCCAACATCAAATATGAGGGCCCAGACAGCACGAACCCAATGGCTTTCCGCCATTACAACAAAGACAAAGTCATCATGGGTAAAACCATGGAAGATCACTTACGTATCGCGGTATGTTATTGGCATACTTTTTGTTGGGATGGTTTTGATGTTTTTGGCGGCGGCACATTTAACCGCCCTTGGCATGGCCCTGTGAACGACCAAAAAGCAGCTGAAGAAAAACTCGAGGCGGCATTTTCATTCTTTCAAAAACTCGGCAACCCTTTCTATTGTTTCCACGACGTTGACATGATGGCCAACGCAGAAACACCTGCAGAATATGTCAAAAATCTAAGACTTATTGCGGATAAGGCTGAAGCTAAAATGGCTGAAACGGGAGTCAAATTGCTCTGGGGTACAGCGAACATGTTTTCTCACCCACGATATATGGCTGGCGCTTCGACTAATCCTAATCCAGACGTCGTCGCTTTTGCGGCTCTTCAAGTAAAAGAATGTATGGAAGTCACCCATCGACTTGGAGGTTCAAACTATGTCCTCTGGGGTGGCCGTGAAGGTTATGACACGATTTTGAACACAAACGTGAAACAGGAAATGAGCCAACTCGGTCGTTTCTTAAACATGGCCGTTGAGCATAAACACAAAATTGGATTCAAAGGGGATATCCTTATTGAACCAAAACCTCATGAGCCCACAAAACATCAATATGACCGCGACGTCGGGACGGTCTATGGCTTCTTGAAAGCACACGGCCTTGAAAATGAAGTACGCGTCAATATAGAGCCTAATCATGCGACATTAGCAGGTAATAGTTTCGAACACGAAGTTGAAATGGCCAATGCTTTTGACATTTTTGGTTCGATCGACTTCAATCGCGGCGACCCCCAAAATGGATGGGATACAGACCAATTTCCGAACGATATTCGTGAAACGACGATGGCGCTGTATTACATTTTACAGGGTGGCGGTTTTAAAAATGGCGGGTCTAATTTTGACGCCAAAGTACGACGCCAAAGCAATGATGCAGATGACCTTTTCCACGCGCATATTGGCGGTATGGATTTACTCGCGCGGTGTTTGGAAAATGCAGCAGATCTCATTGAAAGCAAAGCCCTCTCCTCTTTTGTCGACACGCGCTATGATGGTTGGAATGACGGAATTGGTCAGGACATGCTGAGCGGTAAAGTAGATTTGGAAACAATGGCGGCCTATGCGCTGGACAAAAATACATCCCCTGTTCCCATTTCAGGTCGACAAGAGATGCTAGAAAATATCGTCACAAATCACACAAAATAA
- a CDS encoding tryptophan 7-halogenase, translating to MAHVGSVSSIRIDGDFHGGSICAVFLSWLGKSLGFTVSGSLSEHSSYEKQPPIILGPQALSLFRKIGLDERDMLKACAGTFVVGAEFEHDNLNAPSFAPYLTSVATLDGIAFHQIYGAARSLHIIAPYSDYFAPLYLAKGKRFSHPIETQPVGRANFRYNLILERALFEDYMRRAAKHYGFRSATQNDADLILKADNNPLQADGFTKISPNTTMPSHIKYRVKNSAIIQIVQTQTDCLETLFPVENQSRKTQSDTCQNVWQDNVINLSDCLRSLLPYDHAYMDAIASLLLSLFDLWPDKSDTTINAAEFNRRVESSINRAKDFQSALCVAAGLIDIENTSQPFKVKWQQFLSRGRLVSYDDEPVSDAEWIAYLLALGINPERVDPLTGKFTPTQMTDALNLQKDISQKWGNSQAIQTEYLGRAKALYAHKRSQ from the coding sequence ATGGCACATGTGGGTTCAGTTTCATCAATCAGAATCGACGGCGACTTTCACGGCGGCTCTATCTGTGCCGTGTTCCTAAGCTGGCTCGGGAAAAGTCTAGGCTTTACCGTCTCAGGCTCATTAAGTGAACATTCGTCTTACGAAAAACAGCCCCCCATAATACTCGGACCTCAGGCTCTCAGCCTTTTTCGCAAAATAGGTCTTGATGAACGCGATATGTTAAAAGCCTGCGCAGGGACTTTTGTTGTTGGCGCTGAATTTGAACATGATAATCTTAACGCCCCCAGCTTTGCACCATATTTAACATCTGTCGCAACGCTTGATGGTATTGCCTTTCATCAAATATATGGCGCTGCTCGTTCTTTACATATCATTGCACCCTACTCTGACTATTTCGCGCCCTTATATCTCGCTAAAGGAAAACGCTTTTCTCACCCGATTGAAACGCAGCCTGTAGGAAGAGCTAATTTTCGTTACAACCTCATTTTAGAGAGGGCTTTATTTGAAGATTATATGCGGCGTGCGGCCAAACATTACGGCTTCCGAAGTGCAACCCAAAATGATGCTGACCTGATACTAAAAGCGGATAATAATCCATTACAAGCTGATGGGTTCACTAAAATAAGCCCTAACACGACTATGCCAAGTCACATTAAATACCGCGTTAAAAACTCAGCAATTATACAAATCGTTCAAACGCAAACTGACTGCCTTGAAACTCTGTTTCCAGTAGAAAACCAAAGCAGGAAAACCCAGAGCGATACTTGCCAAAATGTTTGGCAAGACAACGTAATCAATCTATCAGATTGCTTAAGGAGCCTCTTACCTTATGATCACGCTTATATGGATGCGATTGCGTCTTTGCTTTTATCCCTGTTTGATTTGTGGCCCGATAAATCAGACACCACGATAAACGCCGCAGAGTTTAACAGGCGCGTTGAAAGCAGCATAAATCGAGCTAAGGACTTTCAGTCCGCATTATGTGTCGCAGCGGGGTTGATTGACATCGAAAACACCTCACAACCATTCAAAGTCAAATGGCAACAATTTCTCTCCCGTGGGCGATTGGTCAGCTATGACGACGAACCTGTTTCCGATGCGGAATGGATTGCCTACTTACTGGCACTAGGGATAAATCCAGAAAGAGTTGATCCATTAACAGGCAAATTCACCCCGACACAAATGACTGATGCCCTCAACCTTCAAAAAGATATTTCCCAAAAATGGGGAAACTCTCAGGCAATTCAAACCGAGTATTTAGGGCGCGCCAAGGCTCTGTATGCCCATAAGCGGAGTCAGTAA
- a CDS encoding tryptophan halogenase family protein, whose protein sequence is MEKIDKIVIAGGGTAGWMAAAALSKILGPHYCEIELVESEAIGTVGVGEATIPQIGTFNRTLGITEDDFVRETNATFKLGIEFVDWGQLGDRYIHPFGGYGLDMGGVSFHAFYLKNHPKHNHQILEDYSLQAKAARKNRFMRPVNAGNSPLSNIAYAFHFDAGLYAKYLRRLAEERGVTRTEGKIVDIEQDPETGFVTSISLDKGIKVKGDLFIDCTGFRGLLIEQTLKTGFTDWSHWLPCDSAVVAPCKRKGEMLPYTRSTASAAGWQWRIPLQHRVGNGHVYASSFMSDEEALTHFIENLESPPLQDPRVIRFKTGMRKKAWNKNVVALGLSGGFLEPLESTSIHIIQHGIAKLMQMFPDKSFNQVDIDRYNRLTDFENEKIRDFIILHYYATQRTDSDFWNYTKTMEIPEYLAEKINLFKSYGRVFRENEELFNDTSWFAVMLGQNIIPNAYDPVADIFDAEETAKRLQNISETIETASNYMPQHEDFIKENCASDTFIKHYAKE, encoded by the coding sequence ATGGAAAAAATTGACAAAATTGTTATTGCGGGTGGCGGCACGGCCGGCTGGATGGCAGCGGCAGCACTTTCAAAGATTCTAGGCCCTCACTATTGCGAGATTGAACTTGTTGAATCTGAGGCTATTGGCACAGTGGGTGTCGGCGAGGCAACAATCCCGCAAATTGGCACGTTCAACCGCACACTTGGTATTACCGAAGATGACTTCGTACGCGAAACAAATGCTACATTCAAACTCGGCATTGAGTTCGTCGATTGGGGTCAGTTGGGCGATCGGTATATTCACCCTTTTGGCGGCTATGGGCTGGATATGGGCGGCGTATCCTTCCACGCATTTTACTTAAAAAACCATCCAAAGCATAATCATCAAATTCTTGAGGATTACTCCCTTCAAGCCAAAGCCGCGCGTAAAAATCGGTTTATGCGGCCAGTGAATGCAGGAAACTCGCCACTCTCAAATATCGCTTATGCCTTTCATTTTGATGCCGGTTTATATGCTAAATACTTACGGCGCCTCGCCGAAGAACGCGGTGTAACACGAACCGAAGGCAAGATTGTCGATATCGAGCAAGACCCGGAAACAGGCTTTGTGACATCTATATCGCTTGATAAGGGCATAAAAGTAAAAGGCGATCTGTTCATTGATTGCACCGGCTTCCGAGGCCTCTTAATTGAACAAACCTTAAAAACGGGGTTTACGGATTGGTCTCATTGGCTTCCCTGCGATAGCGCTGTTGTAGCCCCATGTAAGCGAAAAGGAGAAATGCTGCCCTATACGCGTTCAACAGCCAGCGCTGCTGGTTGGCAATGGCGTATCCCTCTTCAACACCGTGTCGGAAATGGTCATGTTTACGCTTCGAGCTTTATGTCCGATGAAGAAGCCCTCACACATTTTATAGAAAATTTAGAAAGCCCTCCTCTCCAAGACCCTAGGGTCATTCGTTTTAAGACAGGAATGCGTAAGAAAGCCTGGAATAAAAATGTTGTCGCTTTGGGCCTATCAGGTGGTTTCTTAGAACCCCTTGAATCCACCTCTATTCACATCATTCAACATGGCATCGCCAAATTGATGCAAATGTTTCCTGACAAATCCTTCAATCAGGTCGATATAGATCGTTACAATCGTCTTACAGATTTTGAAAATGAGAAAATCCGAGACTTCATCATATTACATTATTACGCCACACAACGCACCGATAGTGACTTTTGGAACTACACAAAGACGATGGAAATACCCGAATACTTAGCGGAGAAGATAAATCTCTTTAAGTCCTATGGCCGTGTCTTCCGAGAAAATGAAGAGCTCTTCAACGACACGAGTTGGTTTGCCGTAATGTTGGGACAGAATATCATTCCAAATGCCTATGACCCCGTCGCCGATATATTCGATGCCGAGGAGACGGCAAAGCGTCTACAAAACATTTCGGAGACAATAGAGACCGCGTCAAATTACATGCCGCAGCATGAAGATTTCATCAAAGAAAATTGCGCGTCTGACACGTTCATAAAACATTACGCAAAAGAGTAG
- the xylB gene encoding xylulokinase: MLFLGLDVGTSGVKAVICDSNNKVMSSSHAPLTVSRPHPLWSEQNPTDWWSATNKAVMDLDPKIRSGVKAIGLSGQMHGATLLGEDGKAIRPAILWNDGRSASQCKTLETQIPNLRLITGNCAMPGFTAPKLLWVKENEPDIFKKISKVLLPKDYVRLRMTGEYASDMSDSAGTLWLDTAARDWSSEVLSACGLSDKNMPRLFEGTEATGQLRAELAEAWGMDKVVVAAGGGDNAAGAVGSGIYSRGDGFLSLGTSGVIFLADDAYRPHPDGGIHTFCHALPDRWHQMSVMLSAASAIDWVSSVCGFKSPAKLYEKAASRNKPSNQEIFLPYLSGERTPHNDPLAQGVFFGLNHSTTAEDMAQAALEGVAFGLADGINSLKDSGAEIRSLSVIGGGARSDYWGEILASIFDLPLIYRDGGAVGPAYGAARLARLCHSKEAIKDVCTSPKITNVIEPNLALRDHFKPRQALFNKLYTSLSDLFKENQS; encoded by the coding sequence ATGCTTTTCTTAGGATTAGATGTTGGAACATCAGGCGTGAAAGCTGTCATTTGTGACAGCAATAATAAAGTTATGTCGTCGTCACACGCACCACTTACGGTCAGCCGCCCTCACCCACTATGGTCAGAGCAAAACCCAACAGATTGGTGGTCCGCAACGAACAAAGCCGTTATGGACTTAGACCCCAAAATACGTAGCGGGGTAAAAGCCATTGGACTGTCAGGTCAAATGCATGGTGCGACACTCTTAGGCGAAGACGGAAAAGCAATTCGTCCCGCTATTCTATGGAATGATGGACGGAGTGCTTCGCAGTGCAAAACATTAGAAACGCAAATCCCGAATCTACGCCTCATTACTGGGAATTGCGCAATGCCCGGCTTTACGGCGCCCAAGCTACTCTGGGTCAAAGAAAACGAACCCGATATTTTCAAAAAGATTTCCAAGGTCTTGCTACCAAAAGACTATGTTCGTTTGCGTATGACGGGCGAATATGCCTCTGATATGTCTGACTCCGCAGGCACGCTTTGGCTTGATACAGCGGCGCGGGATTGGTCCAGCGAAGTGCTCTCAGCTTGCGGGCTAAGTGACAAAAACATGCCACGTCTTTTTGAAGGCACCGAAGCCACCGGACAGCTACGCGCAGAACTCGCAGAAGCTTGGGGCATGGACAAAGTTGTTGTTGCTGCGGGCGGCGGCGATAATGCTGCAGGCGCTGTTGGCTCAGGAATATATAGCCGCGGAGACGGGTTTTTATCTCTCGGAACTTCGGGCGTTATTTTTCTGGCTGATGATGCCTATCGCCCACACCCAGACGGCGGCATTCATACATTCTGCCACGCTTTACCAGATAGGTGGCACCAAATGTCCGTTATGTTAAGCGCCGCCAGCGCCATAGATTGGGTATCTTCGGTCTGCGGTTTTAAATCTCCGGCTAAATTATATGAAAAAGCTGCGAGTCGTAACAAACCATCAAACCAAGAGATTTTTCTGCCTTATCTCTCTGGGGAACGCACTCCGCATAACGACCCCTTGGCGCAAGGCGTCTTTTTTGGATTAAACCACTCTACGACAGCCGAGGACATGGCCCAAGCGGCTCTTGAAGGCGTGGCCTTTGGATTGGCGGACGGCATAAATTCACTCAAGGATTCTGGCGCAGAAATACGTTCACTTTCCGTCATTGGCGGCGGCGCTAGGTCTGATTATTGGGGCGAGATATTGGCTTCTATTTTTGATTTGCCCTTGATTTATCGCGACGGTGGCGCCGTCGGCCCTGCCTATGGCGCCGCGCGTTTGGCACGCCTTTGCCATTCGAAAGAAGCCATAAAAGATGTCTGCACATCCCCAAAAATAACCAATGTTATTGAACCCAATTTGGCTCTTAGAGACCATTTTAAACCCCGTCAGGCCTTATTTAATAAGCTGTACACATCCCTTTCTGACTTATTCAAGGAGAACCAATCGTGA